One stretch of Miscanthus floridulus cultivar M001 chromosome 18, ASM1932011v1, whole genome shotgun sequence DNA includes these proteins:
- the LOC136522648 gene encoding auxin-induced protein 6B-like — translation MMVMGYFRSTTKSATSAAGGKNKKKAKNSCAPAREEAAGLREALLDQPAAAAAEGGVPKGYFAVYAGEESRRFVVPTGYLREPAFRDLMERAADEFGFAQAGGLRVPCAEEDFEDLLRRLHRKNGGAASGKGKK, via the coding sequence ATGATGGTGATGGGCTACTTCCGGTCGACGACCAAGTCCGCGACGTCAGCAGCGGGcgggaagaacaagaagaaggcgAAGAACAGCTGTGCGCCGGCGCGAGAGGAGGCGGCCGGGCTCCGGGAGGCGCTGCTGGACcagccggcggcggccgcggcggaggGCGGCGTGCCCAAGGGCTACTTCGCGGTGTACGCCGGGGAGGAGTCCCGCCGGTTCGTCGTGCCCACGGGGTACCTCCGGGAGCCGGCGTTCCGGGACCTCATGGAGCGCGCCGCCGACGAGTTCGGCTTCGCGCAGGCCGGCGGCCTGCGCGTGCCGTGCGCCGAGGAGGACTTCGAGGACCTCCTGCGCCGCCTCCACCGCAAGAACGGCGGCGCCGCCTCCGGGAAGGGGAAGAAATAA